AGCTGAAATCCGGCTGGCCGTTTAAACCGGAATCGCGCAGCCAAGCTGCAATCGACGGCTTCCAGCCGCGAAATTATATGCAGGAAGAAGTCAAAAAAGCGATCAAGTACGACAACTATACAATGCGGCATGTGCATGCGGCTTTGGCTGCTTCTTACGAGCGGAACGGCGATCTGGAAGCGGCACTCGCAGAATATCGCGCTTATGTTGCCATGCATCCGCTGACGCACGTTCCCTATCTCAAAGCGGCAGAGCTCTGCAATCGTCTGCAGCGACATGAGCTGACGCCCGCCATACTGGAGCCTTTTCTTCGAATGCAACAAGTGCCTGCTGCAGAAATGCTTTTGGCCCAAGCCTATCTTGCGCTCGGTGACTATGATCGCGCTGAAATCTTTTTCCAGCGGGCGCAAAAGGAGATGAGCAACGATCCGGTTATACAGATGGGGCTGGCCGCCGTTAAAAGAGCCAAAGAGTCCCGGAAAGGCGGAACGGTTTCGGCAGATGCTGCCGGCATGGTGACCTCAAAAATTGTGGCGGTTTCGCCGCAAGTCGCCTCATTGATGCAGCAGGCGCAGGAGCTGTTGCGCAAACGCTCGTTTCAAGACGCAAAGCCGGTATTGATGCGGGTCGTCGAATTGGAAAACGTACCCCAAGCGCACATGTGGTTGGGGCAAATTTACTTGGATGAAGGGAATTTCTCGGCTGCCATTCGCCATCTGGAAACTGCCCGTAAGGGCATGCCCAAGTATCCCTATCTGCTGTACAATTTGACGATCGCCTATTTGGAAAACGGCGAGACGGCGCGCGCCCGTGAGATTTGGCGTGCGTTACAGGGCGATTTCCCGAATTTTCAGGACCCTTATCGTTTGGCCGAGCGTTTGAGCGGAGCAACTACTGCAAGATAGCAAAAAATTGTAGGGGGATGTATAACGCCCTTGCAAAAAGTTCAATTTGCCGGCCGGCGGGATAATTAAATCTCACACCATTCCCTTGCGCCGGCGGATGAACCATTCGAGGAAAAGCAAAACTAAAAGAATGCTCAGCACGGCGGGATGATTCCAAAGCAGTTTTTCAGAGATGATCACCGCAGTTATTGGAGCGGGGGAGAGGCTGCCGAGCAGACGCGCCACGGAATCAGCCGGAGCATAGTCGCCCCCTGAGACGCGCGCCGTTTCCTGCAGCACCTCCGGTTGCGCCAAAGTCTGCGACAGTTCTGCATTGTACGTGCCGATGGAAAAAAGCGTCGTCGCTTGCCCCAAAGGGCGACCGCCGAGCGAAGCATTAATCAAAAGCCGATAATCCCCTGGCGGCAGATCCGTCCATTCCGCCACATATTTTCCATCCTGAAGTGCTTCTGCGCGTTGTTCGACTGCACCTGAAGCGCCTACTACACTCGCCGTAACCTCGGCGTTGTCTACGGGTATGAGCCTTTCATCCAAAACTGTCGCTTCTGCCCGAACCTTTTCGCCGAAGCTGAAAGTAGTCTTTTCGAGCTGCACGGCAACACGATCTTGAATCTGCGGCGTTTCCAACCATGAAAGGAGGGAGTTGACCAGCGGCTTGAGAGCGGCCTGGCGGTCCGCTCGGGCGCCTGCGTAAAGGTCCCACCGCCACAATTGCGTCGCCGTAATTGCAGCCGATTTTAAAGTCTCTTCTTTACGTACGAGAACCAGCGGCTCGCGAGAAGCATCGAGCGGCGACAGCTTGCGATAGACAAGGACCTCTGCTGCGGAAAAAGGGCGAACGCGCCAAAAAGCCGAAAGCGGCGGCAGGACGGTCCACATTCTTTGCGAATCTAGAGGATTACGACTGAGCTGCACGGCGGCATGGGTTAAGCCGAGCGGCGAGAGCTCGGCAAATACCTGTTGAGGCTGCGGCAGCCTCTCCGGCTGATCGAAAGGAATAACATCACTCAAACGCGACAACTCGTTCGGCGAAACGTTTTCACCGAGAATGAGCAACAAGGGGCGGGACCGGCGCTGCAGCGCTGCGGCAAGTCTTTGGGCTGCGGGAACCGTATCACGCGTCGGAAAATCGTATAAAATGAACAAATCGATTTGATCCAGTTCCGCATCGGTCGGAAACGGTCGATAAAAGTCACCTGCGGCGGAGCGCCTTGCAATCCATTCCAAATTGTAGCGATCGGCATCGATGTTCCTACGTAAAAAAGAGATATCCGGTGTGATGCTGCCGGCGATCAAAAGAATGTTGATCTTGGACTTGAGGACATCGATATAAACGGTCTTTTTATTATTGGCGATAATCTTTTCGCTCGGATGCGGGGCCAAAAAGATTTCGAGCTTTTGTCGGCCGAGATTCGTCGGCGTATACTCCAAGGTTGTTCGCAGATCGGCCGGTGAAGGGGGGACGGTGATCGTTTTTTCGGTGACAACTCGTCCTTCCTGAATCAGCGACAGCGGGGCGGTAAAAGCTTCCAAGCCGCCGGTATGGAGCGAGACCTGCAGCGTCACCGGACGGCCTAAAAAAGCGAATGCCGGACTGTCGACCTGCAGGACCGCCGCATCGGGTAAAGGCTCGGCGGAACCCACCCCGACGGCAAAGATCGGTACACTCAGATCCTCGGCAGCGCGCATGGGATGACCGCCGTTCGTATAAGCGCCGTCGGAAATGAGCAGGATGCCGCTCAATCTTCGGCGATCGGATTGCGCAGCGATTTCCGCCAGAGCCGAGCTGATGTTCGTCTCATCACCGGCATAAGCGATTGAATCCAATGCCGATTCCGCAATCGGGCGCGGACGATCTGCAAACAGGAACCATTTCAATTCATATTTTTGCCGTAAATCTCGCCAAAGCGGATTTTTTAGTATCGCGGCAGCGCTCTCACTGCGGCGCCCGAAGGCATCCTCGACGTTCATGCTGGCAGAATGATCCAAAGCCACGGCCAAAATAGGCCGCTGCTGCTGTTCATAAATCAGGCGAATCACCGCCTCACAACAGACCGCCAGCAAAAGAACGACGGCTGCGGCTCGCAAAGCGGCAAGCGCAAGACGCAGGCTTTTCGAAACAATCGGGTTGGTGCGACGATAAATGAAAAAGGTAAAGAGAACGGCGGCAAAAACTGCCGCAGCAAAGACGGCCGGAGGAACAGAAAGCAGGAGATTCAATGACTTCATCGTGGGTGCCGTCGCAGGTGGGGAGTCATGAAAAATTTCCGCTCAATTGAGGGGTTGATCGAGACTGAGGTTGGGGTAAACGTCGAGGCTCCAATTCGAGCGCATGCCGGCTGTCAGTCGCGAGTGGCCGGCGCGGGCGATCATTCCGGCGTTGTCGGTGCAGAGCAGCGGAGAGGGAACGCGAAACTCGATGCCTTTTTCCTGGCATGCCGCCTGGAAGGCAGTGCGTATAATCGTATTTCGCATCACGCCGCCGGCTAAAATCAGCTCCCGAATGGGGGCTGTTTCTACAGCGCGCATTGTTTTGGCGACCAGAACGTCGGCCACGGCCTGTTGAAAGCTTGCGGCGATGTCGGCTGTCGGAACCGGCTGTCCTTCCTGCAAAAGTCGGCGAATAAGATAGAGAACCGCCGTCTTGAGGCCGCTGAAGCTGAAGTCGAGATTGTCGCGATCGAGAAGCGCCCTGGGCAAATGAACGCGTTGCGGATCGCCTTCTCGACCTGCTTTCTCAACGGCCGGTCCGCCGGGATAACCGAGTCCCAGGATTTTCGCCGCCTTGTCAAAGGCCTCGCCGGCAGCATCGTCGATCGTTCGGCCGATGATGCGATAGGAAAAGGGCTTTTCTCCATGCACCAGCAACGTGTGTCCGCCCGACACCACCAGGGCGATGAACGGATACTTTAACGGCTCGCCGTCTACTGCCGCCGCAGCCAAATGACCTTCGAGATGATTGATGCCGATATACGGTACATTCAGAGTCATGGCCAGGCCTTTCGCCGCACAAAGACCGACCAGCAGAGAACCGGCGAGACCGGGGCCGCAAGTCACCGCAATGCCTTCGACCTGCTCGAAACCGATTTGAGCACTCTGCAAAGCTTCGCGGATGATGAACGTCAGCTGCCGCATANNNNNNNNNNCCGGAACGACGCCGCCGTAGGTTTGATGCACCTGTTGGGTGGCGATGATATTGCTCAGCGCTCGCCGGTCGTCGACCACTGCGGCGCTGGTTTCGTCGCAAGACGTTTCAATCCCTAATACGATCAAAAGCGCTACTCCACACGTCGATGTTGAATGATCACTTTAAAGCGTTCCGGTTGAACCTCGTGAAAGCGCACATTAGGAAGCGGCTCAAGGGTAACCGGAAATTCCGATACCGAATGATCCGCATCAGTTTGATAATCAATGTAAGCACGGATGT
The candidate division KSB1 bacterium DNA segment above includes these coding regions:
- a CDS encoding VWA domain-containing protein, whose amino-acid sequence is MKSLNLLLSVPPAVFAAAVFAAVLFTFFIYRRTNPIVSKSLRLALAALRAAAVVLLLAVCCEAVIRLIYEQQQRPILAVALDHSASMNVEDAFGRRSESAAAILKNPLWRDLRQKYELKWFLFADRPRPIAESALDSIAYAGDETNISSALAEIAAQSDRRRLSGILLISDGAYTNGGHPMRAAEDLSVPIFAVGVGSAEPLPDAAVLQVDSPAFAFLGRPVTLQVSLHTGGLEAFTAPLSLIQEGRVVTEKTITVPPSPADLRTTLEYTPTNLGRQKLEIFLAPHPSEKIIANNKKTVYIDVLKSKINILLIAGSITPDISFLRRNIDADRYNLEWIARRSAAGDFYRPFPTDAELDQIDLFILYDFPTRDTVPAAQRLAAALQRRSRPLLLILGENVSPNELSRLSDVIPFDQPERLPQPQQVFAELSPLGLTHAAVQLSRNPLDSQRMWTVLPPLSAFWRVRPFSAAEVLVYRKLSPLDASREPLVLVRKEETLKSAAITATQLWRWDLYAGARADRQAALKPLVNSLLSWLETPQIQDRVAVQLEKTTFSFGEKVRAEATVLDERLIPVDNAEVTASVVGASGAVEQRAEALQDGKYVAEWTDLPPGDYRLLINASLGGRPLGQATTLFSIGTYNAELSQTLAQPEVLQETARVSGGDYAPADSVARLLGSLSPAPITAVIISEKLLWNHPAVLSILLVLLFLEWFIRRRKGMV
- the tsaD gene encoding tRNA (adenosine(37)-N6)-threonylcarbamoyltransferase complex transferase subunit TsaD, encoding MRQLTFIIREALQSAQIGFEQVEGIAVTCGPGLAGSLLVGLCAAKGLAMTLNVPYIGINHLEGHLAAAAVDGEPLKYPFIALVVSGGHTLLVHGEKPFSYRIIGRTIDDAAGEAFDKAAKILGLGYPGGPAVEKAGREGDPQRVHLPRALLDRDNLDFSFSGLKTAVLYLIRRLLQEGQPVPTADIAASFQQAVADVLVAKTMRAVETAPIRELILAGGVMRNTIIRTAFQAACQEKGIEFRVPSPLLCTDNAGMIARAGHSRLTAGMRSNWSLDVYPNLSLDQPLN